The following is a genomic window from Sphingomonas sinipercae.
GGCGAGCGCGAACGGCAGGGTCGGCAGCGCAGCAGCCTTGGCAAAGAGGTTCTGCCACGCCGCCATTCCGCCGATCACCTGGTACAGGATCGCGGCCAGCAAGGTCAGCACGCCTGCAAGCACGAACGGGCGGCCGTGCTGCCCACGCCGATAGGCGATGAAGAAGGCGAGCCCCGCGACCAGGAAATTGGCGAGCTGGAACCCGGTCCCGAGCTTGCCGAAGTCTTCCGGTCCGCGCACGCCCAGCGGGATCGCCATCAGCCGCCCGAAGATCGGCGGCAGCAGGAAGATGACCGTCGCCAGCATATAACCGGAATGCGGGTGCACCTTGCGCCGCTGGCGAAGCGCTTCGTAGTAGAAATAGGCAAAGCCGGCGACGCCGACGAAATCGAGCCAGGCGAGCCGTGGCGCGTACATCACGTGGAACGGCGACCCGGCGGCATAGCGGTCGGCCATGCCGAAGAAGATGCTTGCCCCGCCCGCCAGGAACAACGGGAACAGCACCAGGCTCGCGGTGCCCACGGTGCGATGAAGCTGGCGGGTGCCCTTCTGGATCGACCAGCTCTGGAACAGCAACAGGATGAGCCACGAACTGGCGGTCAGGCCGTGGGCGTGGAACTCTCCGGACGCCGTCGTGAATTGCGAAATGTAACTCTGCCAGAACGCCAGTCCGGCGAGCGGAAACAAAGCGAGCAGATACCAATGTGCATGACGGTAAGGCATCGCAGACCCCCTCTTTCGGCGACTCCAGTCACGAAGATTACGCAGATCGGGGCATAAAAAAAGGGCCGGCGTTGCCACCGGCCCTTCCAACCTGTTTGCGCGCCGCGACTAACGGCGGTCGCCCATGAGCTTCATGGGGAGCCGGATGCTACCGGCGGTCGCCCATAAAGCTGAGCAGGAACGTGAACATGTTGATGAAGTCGAGGTAGAGGTTCAGCGCCCCCATGATCACGACCTTGCCCATCATGTCCGTGCCCGCGACGTGGGCGTACATGCTCTTGATCTTCTGCGTGTCGTAAGCGGTCAGGCCAGCGAACAGCAGGACACCGATCGCGCTGATCGCCATCATCATCGCCGGCGATTGCAGGAACATGTTGATGACCATCGCCACCAGCAGGCCGATCACGCCCATGATCAGGAACGTACCGAACCCGCTCAGGTCGCGCTTGGTCGTGTAGCCGTAGAGGCTAAGACCGGCGAACCCGGCGGAAACCGCGAAGAAGGTCTGCGCGATCGACATCCCGGTGTAGACCAGGAAGATCGACGACAGCGACAGGCCCATGGTCACCGCAAATGCCCAGAACAAGGTCCGCAGCGTCCCGGTGGTCATGCGATTGAGGCCGAAGCTCATCGCCATCACGAAGCCAAGCGGCGCAAGCATGATCAGCCAGCGCAGCGGCGTGTTGAGTACTTGCTCCGCCAACCCGGACGAAGCGAACAGAAGCGCCACGAGGCCGGTCAGCAGCACGCCTGACGCCATGTAGTTGTAAACCGACAGCATGTAGGACCGAAGGCCCGCATCGCGGGCGGCGCGCGGGACCCCAACCGTCGCGGCTGGGCCTACGCCTGTCGTGCGCGGGTCGAACTGGTTCTGCATTTCTACTCCTCTTCCGGGGGGCCTCGACGACACACCCCGACCTCTCCCTATATCGGGGATGGCCAAGGGGCTTTCAAGAAAAACCGGACGCAAACTCCTGCCTCGTCGTAAGCCCGTTTCTTGAGACCATCCCGCCTCCGGATGACAAATCGAAGTTACCCTTCGTTCCGCCCTTCGACTTCGGCCCGCCAGACCCAGTAACTGTAAGCCACCGGAATGACCGCGACCACGGCAGTCACGGAGATGACGAGGGTGCCAACCAACGACGCAGGAACATCGGCCAAGGCGGCGATCAGCATGACGAGCCCGCCGGCGACGAACAGCTTTCCGCCAAGGCGATGGGTCTTGATCCACACCTCCTCGCTGGCCAGCGTCCACGGCGTCCTGATCCCGACCGTGTAGGTGCTTCGGGACTTCGACAATTGGTTGCCCAACAGCACGAACAGCGCCCCGACCCCGCCCAGGATCAAGGTTGCAGCCGACAGGTTCCAGCCCCGCGCCGCCGCAACGACCGCCAATTCGATGAGGGCGCTGATCAACAGCACTCCGGCCCAACCGGCAACGTAGAGCCCTTCGCTGCGCTCCAGCCCCTTCCGGCGCGGTTCGATTGCCGGCAGCAAGATGAAGAGCAGCGACACGCCCGCTGCGATCGCCGGCGGCGTGAGCAGCGCCGTCCATTTGCCCGAGAAGCTGTCGGGCTTTCCGTCCAGCCCCCAATGGGTGGGCAGTTGCATGTCGCCCGGCAGACCGGAACCGACGACGAATGCGACAAGCAGCAAGCCGCCGATGACGGCCAACGACGCCCAAATCATGATCTTCCTGCTCATGGTCCCACTTTCTCTTCGGGCGCGATCCCCATGCGCCCCATGAATGCCATCAACACTTCCTCGAGAAGCGACAGGTTCAGGCTGTAGACGATGCTCGTTCCCTGCTTGTCGGCGTGGATCAGGCCGGCGTCGCGAAGCTTGGCGAAATGCGCGGACATGGTCGGCTTGCTGACATC
Proteins encoded in this region:
- a CDS encoding autorepressor SdpR family transcription factor, producing MNQLFEALAHPTRREILELLKKGSATAGQIADRFDVSKPTMSAHFAKLRDAGLIHADKQGTSIVYSLNLSLLEEVLMAFMGRMGIAPEEKVGP
- a CDS encoding Bax inhibitor-1/YccA family protein, encoding MQNQFDPRTTGVGPAATVGVPRAARDAGLRSYMLSVYNYMASGVLLTGLVALLFASSGLAEQVLNTPLRWLIMLAPLGFVMAMSFGLNRMTTGTLRTLFWAFAVTMGLSLSSIFLVYTGMSIAQTFFAVSAGFAGLSLYGYTTKRDLSGFGTFLIMGVIGLLVAMVINMFLQSPAMMMAISAIGVLLFAGLTAYDTQKIKSMYAHVAGTDMMGKVVIMGALNLYLDFINMFTFLLSFMGDRR
- a CDS encoding SdpI family protein, with product MSRKIMIWASLAVIGGLLLVAFVVGSGLPGDMQLPTHWGLDGKPDSFSGKWTALLTPPAIAAGVSLLFILLPAIEPRRKGLERSEGLYVAGWAGVLLISALIELAVVAAARGWNLSAATLILGGVGALFVLLGNQLSKSRSTYTVGIRTPWTLASEEVWIKTHRLGGKLFVAGGLVMLIAALADVPASLVGTLVISVTAVVAVIPVAYSYWVWRAEVEGRNEG